The following DNA comes from Chloroflexota bacterium.
ATTTCCCTTTTTGTGTCCTTTATCGACATACCTGTGAGTCTCGACAATCTGTTCCAGCGGATAGCATCTGTCTATGACTGGTTTTATCTTTCCTGCTTCAACGAGTTCTTTGAGGTAAATTAGGTTTTCAGTTTCAGGGATTGCTGTCCCACCTATTAGTTTCTTGCTGCTCATCATCGAAGCCCATCGCATCCGAACCATTAGTGCTGGAGCGGCAACGGCTTGAAGATAGATTCCTTCTTTCTTTAGCGATCTCATACAACCTGAAAACGAACTCTTGCCTACTGCGTCAAAAATAACATCATAGGTCTCACCGTTTTTGGTAAAGTCCTCCTTAGTGTAATCGATTACCTTATTAGCTCCCAGCGATTTCACTAATTCTAAATTCGTGGTACTGCATACCCCGGTAACTTCCGCCCCAAAGTACCTGGCAAGCTGGACCGCAAAAGTACCTACACTTCCAGAAGCTCCATAGATAAGTACTTTTTGTCCGCTCTGGATGTCACCTTTTCTCAGAAAATACAAGGCTGTATTGCCCCCAAAAGGAATGGCTGCGGCTTCCTCAAAGGTCATGTTTGCTGGTTTTATTGCCAGACACCCATTTTCAGGCATGCATATATACTCGGCATAAGCACCAAGATTGTGTCCAAGATATGCAAAAACCCCGTCACCTTTCTTAAACAGTTTTACATCTTTGCCTACTGATTCAATTTCCCCGGCTAACTCAGACCCCAGTATAGCTTTTTTGGGTTTTCTAAGACCAAGCGCTATCCGAGCGAAGAGCCAGAAAGAGAGAGGAACTGTGAAACTTCGCATTCTAGAGTCCCCTGATGTTACTGTTGTCGCATGGACTTTTATCAGGACTTCATAAT
Coding sequences within:
- a CDS encoding NAD(P)-dependent alcohol dehydrogenase, giving the protein MVCTKYGPPEVLQLKEVEKPRPKDYEVLIKVHATTVTSGDSRMRSFTVPLSFWLFARIALGLRKPKKAILGSELAGEIESVGKDVKLFKKGDGVFAYLGHNLGAYAEYICMPENGCLAIKPANMTFEEAAAIPFGGNTALYFLRKGDIQSGQKVLIYGASGSVGTFAVQLARYFGAEVTGVCSTTNLELVKSLGANKVIDYTKEDFTKNGETYDVIFDAVGKSSFSGCMRSLKKEGIYLQAVAAPALMVRMRWASMMSSKKLIGGTAIPETENLIYLKELVEAGKIKPVIDRCYPLEQIVETHRYVDKGHKKGNVVITV